The stretch of DNA CCTGGGGCATCTCGGCCAGGGTGGGGTAGAAGCCCACGTACTCCAGCCAGACGTTACCGTCCGCGTCGATGGAACGGGAGAAGGCCCGCTCGCGGTTGCGGTCATTGAGCATGGTCATGACTTCCAGGCGGCGGTCGGCGTAGTTCTTCTGGGTCACGCAGGTGACTTCCAGGCGGCTGGTGTTGTTGGGGCCGTCGTTGACGGACACCAGCACGGCGGCGTCCCCCATCTCGAAGCGCCAGCCCATGCGGATGAAGCGCTGCCCGCCCTGATCTTCGATATCGAGCTGGACTTCCTTGTCGCGCAGGTACTTGGCGAGCGTGTCCAGCGTGAGAAGTGCGGTTTCCATGGTCATTTGAAACTCCTCCTGTGGGGTGAAACCCGGCGCCGATTCTACCCGAACGCCGGGGTGCTTGTTACTGCGGCAGCGGTTCCTTGGGCGTGTGGCTCAGCACCTCGTAGCCGCCTTCGGTGACCAGCACGAGGTCCTCGATGCGGACGCCCCCGACTCCCGGCAGGTAGGCGCCCGGCTCCACCGTGATCACCATGCCGGGTTCAAGCACGTCCTCGCTGGTGCCGCGCAGCCCCGGCCCCTCGTGGATGTTCAGGCCGACGCCGTGCCCCAGCGAGTGCGCGAACGCCTCGCTCAGACCATGCCGCTCCAGAATCCCCCGCGCCAGCGCGTCGAGGTCGGCGGCCCGCACGCCCGGTCTCACGGCGGCGACGGCAGCTTCCTCGGCCTCCAGCACGGCCTCGTAGACGCGGCGCATTTCCTCCGACGGGCGGCCCACCGCCACCGTGCGCGTCATGTCGGAGTGGTAGCCCCGCACCCGCGCCCCAAAGTCGATGGTCACGAGGTCGCCGTCCTCGATCACGCGCTCACTCGCGACCCCGTGTGGCATCGCCCCGCGCGGCCCGCTCGCCACGATCACGTCGAAGCCGACCTCGGCCCCGGCGCGGCGCAGGCCAGTCTCCAGTTCCAGCGCCACGTCGAGTTCGCGCACGCCCGCACGGATCATCGGGCGTACCTCTCCGAACACCCGGTCGGCCAGCGCCTGCGCCTCCCGGATCGCCTCCACCTCCTCGGGCGTCTTGATCAGCCGCACGCCCTCCACCAGCCCGCGCGTAGGGACCAGTTCGGCCTCCCAGTGCTCGCGCAGGGCCTCCAGGCCCGCGACCGTCAGGTGCTCGGCCTCGAAGCCCACGCGCCCGCCGCGCACCCGCTCCGCCGCGTCCTGGTACGTCTCCGGGGGCCGCGCGATGTGCTGCTCGATGCGCGACTCCTCCTGCGCCTGCACCGTGTAGCGCCCGTCGGTGTACAGCACGGCCCCGTCCCCGGTGACCAGCACCTTGCCGTCCTTGCCGCTCGAAAAGCCGCTCACAGCCCGCACGTTCGCCGGGTCGCTCACCCACAGGGCGTCCACCCCGGCCTGCCTCATCGCCGCCCGCAGTTGCTCCAGTTGTGTCATCGGCGGGCACCGTAACACATGGGGCGCCGGGGGCGGGAGTGTCATCCTGGCCCATGCTCTGGCTGATGCTGATCTTCGCTGTGCTGTTTTCGCTGGCGATTGGGCTTGCCTACGCTCCCCACTCGGGGGTGAGACGAGCGGGGCAGGTTCTCCTGGGGTTCACGGTGGGAGCGGTGCTGTTGGTGCTCGCCTACGGCCTATCGGCTTACCTCTCCGTCACGCCGGGCGACTGATTTCTGTCCCCCCCACGGGGACAAGGTGCCGGAGTCACGCTGGCGCGGCTTATACTCCGTGATCGGGACAAAAGACAGGCCACGCATTGGCCGAACCACCCCCAAGGAGGAACAGCGTCGTGAAACTTCACGAGTATCAGGGCAAGGAACTGCTGCGCCGCTTCGGCGTGAACGTGCAGGAAGGCAAGGTCGCCTACACGCCCGACGAGGTGCGGCAGATCGCCCGCGAGTATGGGCAGCCGGTCGTCGTCAAGGCGCAGGTGCACGTCGGCGGACGCGGCAAGGCGGGCGGCGTGAAGTTCAGCCCCGACATCGACAAGGCCTTCGAGAACGGCGAGAAGATCCTGGGGATGGACATCAAGGGCCTGACCGTCAAGAAGGTCCTCGTGACCAAGGCCGTCGACATCGACGCCGGGACCGAGTACTACGTCGGCATGATCGTCGACCGCAACGTGCAGAGCTACACCCTGATGGCCTCCGCCGAGGGCGGCATGGAAATCGAGGAGGTCGCCGAGGCCACCCCCGAAAAGATCATCAAGCACCGCGTCGACCCCGTGACCGGCCTGCGTCCCTTCGAGGCGCGGGAAGTCGCGCTCAAGGCGGGCTTCAAGGGCAACCTGAACAAGATCGCCGACATGATGGTCAAGATGTCGGAAGCGGCCCTGAAGATGGACGCCGTTCTGGTCGAGATCAACCCCCTCTTCGTGGACGCGGACGGCACGCCGCTCGCCCTCGACACCAAGTTCGAGATTGACGACAACGCCATGTACCGCCACAAGGACCTCTCCGACTGGCGCGAGCTGGAAGCCGAGCACCCCCTGGAGATCGAGGCCAGCAAGTACGGCTTCGCCTACGTCAAACTCGACGACGGCAATGTCGGCGTGCTGGGCAACGGCGCGGGCATCGTGATGACCTCGCTCGACGTGGTCAACCGCGCGGGGGCCAAGCCCGCCAACTTCCTCGACATCGGCGGCGGCGCCAAGGCCGAGATCGTGTACAACGCGGTCAAGCTGGTCTCCAAGGACCCCGACGTCAAGAGCATCTTCATCAACATCTTCGGCGGCATCACCCGCGCCGACGAGGTCGCCAAGGGCGTGATTCAGGCCCTCGAAGAAGGCATCCTGACCAAGCCGGTGCGCATGCGCATCGCCGGGACAGCCGAAGACGAGGCCAAGGCACTGCTCGCGGAAGTGAACAGCCCCCTCATCCAGATGTACCCCACCATGTTCGAGGCCGCCGACGAGGCTGCCAAGGAGGCGAACAAGTAATGGGCATCCTCGTGAACAAGGACAGCAAGGTCATCGTGCAGGGCATGACCGGCCGTGAAGGCGCCTCGCACTCCCGCGCCATGCGTGACTTTGGTACCCAGGTCGTCGCGGGCGTGACCCCCGGCAAGGGCGGCACCGAGTTCGAGGGCTGGCCCGTGTACAACTCGGTCGAGGAAGCCAAGGCCGCGACCGGTGCGAACGTCTCCATCATCTTCGTGCCCCCC from Deinococcus sp. HSC-46F16 encodes:
- a CDS encoding YbjN domain-containing protein is translated as MTMETALLTLDTLAKYLRDKEVQLDIEDQGGQRFIRMGWRFEMGDAAVLVSVNDGPNNTSRLEVTCVTQKNYADRRLEVMTMLNDRNRERAFSRSIDADGNVWLEYVGFYPTLAEMPQETFDTLFGGVLMHFQDDYAALEGFAPQGMQVQQPQA
- a CDS encoding Xaa-Pro peptidase family protein encodes the protein MTQLEQLRAAMRQAGVDALWVSDPANVRAVSGFSSGKDGKVLVTGDGAVLYTDGRYTVQAQEESRIEQHIARPPETYQDAAERVRGGRVGFEAEHLTVAGLEALREHWEAELVPTRGLVEGVRLIKTPEEVEAIREAQALADRVFGEVRPMIRAGVRELDVALELETGLRRAGAEVGFDVIVASGPRGAMPHGVASERVIEDGDLVTIDFGARVRGYHSDMTRTVAVGRPSEEMRRVYEAVLEAEEAAVAAVRPGVRAADLDALARGILERHGLSEAFAHSLGHGVGLNIHEGPGLRGTSEDVLEPGMVITVEPGAYLPGVGGVRIEDLVLVTEGGYEVLSHTPKEPLPQ
- the sucC gene encoding ADP-forming succinate--CoA ligase subunit beta — encoded protein: MKLHEYQGKELLRRFGVNVQEGKVAYTPDEVRQIAREYGQPVVVKAQVHVGGRGKAGGVKFSPDIDKAFENGEKILGMDIKGLTVKKVLVTKAVDIDAGTEYYVGMIVDRNVQSYTLMASAEGGMEIEEVAEATPEKIIKHRVDPVTGLRPFEAREVALKAGFKGNLNKIADMMVKMSEAALKMDAVLVEINPLFVDADGTPLALDTKFEIDDNAMYRHKDLSDWRELEAEHPLEIEASKYGFAYVKLDDGNVGVLGNGAGIVMTSLDVVNRAGAKPANFLDIGGGAKAEIVYNAVKLVSKDPDVKSIFINIFGGITRADEVAKGVIQALEEGILTKPVRMRIAGTAEDEAKALLAEVNSPLIQMYPTMFEAADEAAKEANK